A single Nostoc sp. PCC 7107 DNA region contains:
- a CDS encoding PleD family two-component system response regulator, whose amino-acid sequence MSLTLVGTVLIVEDSPSELELMSHYLKESGYNVIKTSGAKEALEQAILQNPDAIVTDVVMPGMSGFELCRSLKKNPATQKLPIVICSSKNLEIDRLWAMKQGADVYITKPYTREQLLRAIKSVVI is encoded by the coding sequence GTGAGTCTGACTTTGGTTGGCACAGTTTTAATTGTTGAAGATTCGCCCAGCGAATTAGAACTTATGAGTCATTATCTCAAAGAGAGTGGTTATAACGTCATCAAGACTAGTGGTGCAAAAGAAGCTCTAGAACAAGCTATTTTGCAAAATCCTGATGCGATTGTGACTGATGTTGTCATGCCGGGAATGAGTGGTTTTGAGTTATGTCGTTCACTAAAAAAAAATCCGGCAACTCAAAAGTTACCAATAGTTATTTGTAGCTCAAAAAATCTAGAAATTGATAGATTATGGGCAATGAAACAAGGTGCTGATGTCTATATTACCAAGCCATACACACGAGAACAGTTATTAAGAGCTATTAAATCAGTGGTGATTTAA